The following DNA comes from Micropterus dolomieu isolate WLL.071019.BEF.003 ecotype Adirondacks unplaced genomic scaffold, ASM2129224v1 contig_14369, whole genome shotgun sequence.
gctgcacagtcaaTCACTCTCTGCAGTGCTAAAGTGCCCAGCAACACGGTGCACACAGCAACAGCATTTAAATGAAGAAGCTGCTCAGTTCAAACGATGCCGACTAACATATGggcttgagagagagagagagagagagtggatgTGGAGGGCAGGCAGTTCAAATGATGCTGATTAATATtctgtagctttttttttactctgtatTCTTCTGCGCGATCTGCACTAAGAATTCATCTATTTGTCTGGTACAGTGATTAGCCACAGAGCTGCTTTTTGATTGGCTAAAAAGAGATGCAATATGTGAACATTTCCTTTAAGTGTGATCTCTGAATATAATTATGGGCCACATGCTCAACACAGTCGAgttttcatttactttattaaaatatattttctcattCAACTGCCTGTAGTCtatatttgtgtctgtgtatgtgtgctgggTACCGTCGTAGCGAGGTCCCAGGTGGTGGTCCTGGCCTTGAGGGGATCAGTGGCGGGGGAGACCCGATGCCCATATCAGGAAGCTGGGTGAACCGGAAACCCTGCAGAAGCAACAAATCTAATTTAGACATATATTTAACTAGTATCTGGACGCTACAGTATGAGTACAACATATACAATTTTACCTTAAGCCAAATTCAGAAGACAAGTGGAAGGAACAACTAACTAATCTTGACAAAAAAAGGGTTAGAAAATCACATAGATGTCTGATCAGAGGCAATTTTATTCATTGGTGGGTGTTCAATTCTCTTTTTAATCTCTGGAAAGCTTCTCCCCTGCTGATCAGATGTTGGCAATGCACACACCGACAGCACTGATGGCAGCTTTTCTGACTGTCCAACCTCTCTGCGCAAGTCTgtgtgcaaacattttaaaggatCTAATGAGTGCTGTAAAAACTGAAGGACATTGGTTTTATGAAATGTTCCTTACATGGCCCGATCCACTGATAACAATTCAATGTGTGCAAAAATGAATATTCACGACCTTGACAGGCTCAAAGAGCCATTTTTAAACTGCACTATTAGACTTGTTCTGCACAACCTTTAGTAGCATATCCTTACGCTTATGtggcataaaataaaaacaaaaaaaagtgtaaagtaactaagtacactAACTCAAGTACTAAACTTAAGTACAATATTACTTGTACTTCATTTGAGTATTCTTATTTTGTGCAACATTGGACTCCACTAGAAATACaatgttatataaataatattctttttatttcataactTTGTAATCAAAACTCAATGACAGAAAATTGTCACAGGTTAAACTAATCAACAGTAGTAATGAAAAATAAGCCTGactgaattaaatatttttattttgacataaaCAGTGGCTCACGtgtttaatgtaaaagcagtcaGTGAGAGGTAAGCCCACAGAGAATCACTGTCCAAccctgcagttcccctcagctctagcTACAGAGTGTTTTGGTGCCTTTTATCTCATATTTCGGGTTCTTCGGTCACAACCTCCCTTTTCTGATTCTCTTTCACAGGTCACAGCAGCactgtttccagcagcagctgttttcagctctGAAAACCAACTGTATGCTActtgcccagcaccaaacagcagacaaagttagcaactagctggttaacatggtggagcattaagcagctaaagagccaacTTTGTACTAGTAATATCTATAAGGAGAAGCAGAATTGATAATCATttcatgtaattttttttatatacaaaaaAGATCCAGGTTCAATTTTCAATTCTATTCTCATCTAGTCTATCAGGTCCAATCCATGCCACAGATCATATGGAGACTTATCCTAATCCGTACTCTCCATAGACATTACTGTGAGTGGTTTATATTGGAAATACTTTCTTCTGAAACAAACAGCCCACTGACAGCAAAGTCTATCATATACTATAGGAAAGACGTTGCTGTTGAATGTATTTCAATGCTGTGAGCACCTGAAATGTAATTACATTCACCTCCACTGTATTGGTGTGGAAACTGAAATCTGAGAAACagattaattataaaaataaatttttatgaCTGGGTTTGGTAACAAAGACCTCGACTTGAACACATCCCATTTCCGCTCAAAGTATTTAAGCACACCTCATCTCTCTTCCCTCTGACTCATTTTTCACATCCATTCTACCCAAAcccctttctccttttctcttctcaCACTTTCTGTCGCTTTTGTTTGAATGCAGCAACCACTGGAGGCTCTATCCGTAGCAGAGCACACTCAGAATCTCAACTCCCCTGGTTCCCTCCTGTCTTACCTGCCACCAGCTGACACCGATCCATCGTTCTCTTCCTTCtatccatcaatccatccatccacaacCCTGATCCGTCCCCTAAATCCTCCATCCCTCACCTTTTCATTCCCTCATTCATCACCCTTTATCTCCCTAACCTCGACTCTCATCCCCACATCCCTCGAACCCTCACTCTGCTTCCTCATCCCTACATTCCTGCATCCCTCCATTCAGACCCTTAATCCATTCTGGTATATAATCTTAGCTATTTTCCATccataatatacaataaaatattctgaaTCCATATCTCTAGTGGCGTCCTCTTTGTCAGTGAGATCAGTCAAGCCTCAAACCTCCTGCTAGTGCTTACCGGTTTGGGCAGGCTACACTGGTGCATGTCTTCGTAGCCTGTgctcctctgcctgcctccaCAGGGATGGTTCATGGTCCCTGGGGCACTGGTCACCCCGTCACTGTAGTGGCTGGTGTGGGATGGGTTGTAGGCTCTGTGGgcatggtggtggtgatggtggtggctGCTGATGAGCGAGAAGaatgtcaacaaaaaaaacaaaacaagtttaGTAGAGAGATACACACCCACTCTCTCCAGAGTACTGTGTACAACCAAGCAGACATGCTCTGAAAACTCTACTTTGTGAAAAACAGCTTAGAGTGGGATGTATGCTCTTAAACACTGGGATTTCAAATCATGTACCAGGGcgcctctctcttctcttttctttcctacACAATACTGTAAATCATGCAGATGTGCTAAGAAATACATAATCAGTGAAAAACGTAAATTTACTTGGTTGGAGGAGACGGGGGGTCGTGGTCCGGAGGTGCCAGGCTGAAGGCGTTGCCTAGCAACATATGCATCTGCGTGCGGACCTCGTCAATGGATGGCTGAGAGCTGAGTGTGGAGGAGTCGGAGCCACGGTGAGCTTTCACCCCCAAGCTGCCGTTCCCGGTGCCATTAGATCCACCTCCATAACCCACAGAGCTCATGAGACGGTCCACATTGGTCTCCTCAAACGGTTCTGGTTCGCCCTAGAGAAAACACGGTCAAGTGAGCAGGACAGGGGTGCATTCCATCAACTTGCCCATCAAGTGATGGGAacatggaaaccaaaatcacacATTGTTCTGACAAAGCAAATAACCGTCTCTCACCACCTGATGTATGAACCTCTTTCCTAAGAAACAAATGCTCTGAAGAATATACATAAATAGATATCCATAAATCAAATCCAGTGGTCTTGTTAAAATCAGTTCATGGAGAAGCTGAAAAAAAGGGAGAACTCACAAAATATAGCGATCAAGATGGTAAGGAGCAGAAGCCCACagaaaatgcaccacagagatGTTGTTTCCCGGTAAGGGAGTCTAGAATAAACCaataatttttttacatttctttctctAATCATCAGGTAGAATCATCAGTTCTCCTCTAGGTTCTCCAGCAACATGACTACGTACAGTtccaataacaataatataacattattaggtgttgattcaactgtatTAACTCTACTGAGGGTGCAGCTTGGTGGTGTTGAACTGTACTGCATTATACAGAGAGGTGTTTCAGTTAATTAGCATACCCTCATTGATTCTATTCTacgtgatctccttttgataactaatgtaataactAACTCCCCGTGGGGAGGCCTGCCTCCCACCTTGAAAACCTCTGAGTTAGTTAGCTagctgtacctaataaactgtatttctatatattattTGGGATTTATTTTAAGTCACTTAACTGTTTAAGTGTTTAAACTGTATTACATCAGACAATGACAACTTCAGTAACTACTTTAGTCagtttttaattaacatttgtATGGATTAATTAATTTGGATACAGAAAAATGTAATAAGATTGTAATATTACACACTAAAAGTTGATCAACAATAATATTATCCAAAATTATTACCCAGCACTCaaacatataaaatacaaagcagcacacacacacacacaaacatgaagcAGACAAAGCAGCTGTAGCCCCAAACCAACATAaactgtatatgtactgtatatacaaccTAGTATACTGTAGCAGGTTGCATATAGCAACAATTCTAAAGTATGAAAACCAAGCTGATAAGATACATATATTCTACTGTATGaatatacacatacagacaagctcctgcacaaacacactcagggtttttcctgcaaatttttggaaatgttgaactcaaCTTTTATTATTGACAAGACtctgcataaacaaatgagagactaaCCAGCATGTAGAGCAtctttcttgcacaataatttaatgactgaaaataaacaaaaaaaatgaaactgctcttttgtccaactggaattaatgttaggctactaatggtaagctatagtagcctgtactattatctgaaattataatgaatacacaaacattagcactaatcaaaccttaaccacagtggtctaggctaatatcagaaaatggttttatttgtgaaacagctgaatctcaactaataaactatctgtaggcagattatccaaatcaagtgtaacctgtaaatatattattatactaacattatactttctatttaatgttGAATTATGTAATAATACTCTAATTTATACCTTTACTCCTCCAGattgtggatatattttgtttatcaaatggaaataacaagaaaatacatAGATTTCAGTCATAAGGTAACTCATTGACTTTACTGTACGCGTAGCGATCAAGCTTATTGTCGCGCGAAGTCACCCCCCCAAAGGCCCAtcctgagccaggaaaaaccctgcacACTGTGTTCTCTTTGTGCCGTTTCAAACAGTTTGGTGCATCCAAGGCTATTAACTGCTATCGAGTCTCCCATCTGAATCCATGAATAGGCTATAATCATATTCAGAGTCATTGACATTCAGCTAGGTAGCACAGTCGCTGCTGTTACTGTGGTGCAGcagagaagcagcagaaagAGATTTCACTCACACTTGCTACTATCTGTCCCCATTTTATCTCCTTCTCTCACagtctttcttcctttctccaTCGTACGCTCTCGTTAAAATGAAGAAATCACTGCTCTAATCTTCTGGTCATTTCCTCCCTTTCTGTCATACTTCCTCTGTCTTTATCTTTCTGTTTAGTGCAGGTTTATAAAGTTCATCCGCAGGTGATTTGTTAATCCTCTAGGTATGAGCTCGGAGCATCAGGGTGAGAGCGTAGGATGGAAAGGAAGGATTAAAGTTATAAATGCTCTCAAAAGattaatttattagtttgaGAAAGTGCCAGAGCTGTACTTTGCCACAACCATCATGTGACCTATTTGGAAGAAGGAGGATCCATCCAGCGTTTCATCATCTCTCTGTATGACTCACCTGGTCAGAGGCTGAACCTGAGCTGCTAAATTACAGTTGGTTACAGGATCCAACTTCAGAATCCTTCAAAGCTTCGCATGGTCTTTGTCGCTGGGTACTTCTCTGAATATCTCCTAAAGTAAAGCTCTCACATTCTCTACTTACACACCCTTGGTCCTGGTTAAAACTTAAGAGTTATAGAGGCTTCAAATCactaacatttttaaaactcatGTTAAAAGCAACATTGTTTCACTGTCCTCTTCCTGCATCGGATGTGATCTTCTACCTCACAGTTATAAAAGAACAAAGAACGTTTACTCGGCTTTAATTTGAAAGTACCTGACTTGTCCAGGTACTCACGTCGTAGCCGTTGTTTCGGATGCCCCTCCTGGATCTTTCTCTGAGCACCAGCAGGTCCATCTCCGTCTCTACTGGGCTCGGGCTACTCAGAGACTGCCGGCTCCAATAGGTGGGCTCCCGTGGGTGCGAGTACCTGATGGTAGGTGTGTGAAAAAACACACTTAACACTGTAACTACAGCAAGGTGTCATACTGTAGCTACTTCTGGAGAAAGTTTTATCAGGTTTCAGAGAGTGAGGAGTGTTTACATGTAACACACGTACTTCAGCTAGCTTCACATGGTGGGATTcagtttactttttttaaataaaaagcataGTGTTTTAAATAGTGAAGTCAAACTTTTCTGAGCTGATTATTGCTGGCTgttaaaacatactgtataacacCTGGGCCatttaatgttttcattcacttatttttatttcattttatgatCCTGATTCCAGcttcattattgattattgattatttgcaacaaagtttattggaaaaaaacaataaaaataaaaattctggTTGAAATGGACATGAACTGTGTAGAGGTTGAATGTGTTAAATCAGTtcgagacaaagaaaagcaaaacagacACTTATCCGCATGAACTGTGAAATATGCGCTGGCCAAAAATCACCCCTCACTACTCACTCACTCCTTATGTGTTGCTTAGCAACTATGCGCTACAGCTACACATCTACAGTAGATCTATCATTCTTGGTGGAAAAATACCATTTATTTAGCATTAATTATTACTGATccaacaacaaaatcacattttcataaCAGTAAGATTAAGTCTGCCTAACGTCAGTCAGTAAAGCACTTAGTATAATTAATAATAGTTTACTGCTTAAATAATTATGAAATGAAATGGAACAAAACATTCGCTTCAATAATGAAACAGGACTCACTTTTAATGCTGAAGTCTAATCCTCTAATTTTGGGagcatcaaaacattttaactgaGATTTTGCCCCAGCCAACATTTGAATATAATTTGAGTTAATTCTTTTGACTTCTTTAACCACCTGCAGTAAAGGCCAATGATGCTTATGATTTAATGGAGATTCTTATATTTTCAATGACCAAATTATACTATTTTTTCCAGTATCTCTGGAACCCCGACTCCATACCTCTTATGACAACCAGCGAAGGAGGCCCTCTTCTCCTCAGCGGTCATTGGCTCCTTGACCGCGCTGTCGTGCCGACTGTGCCTGGTATCACGGTGACTATAACCATGGCTGCCGGTCTCAGACAGAGAGAACTCTCCGTAGCCTTTCCTCCGGGCCTTCTGCCGCAGTTTGTTCCTGTAGTGCTCGATGTCCGACTTCTGCTTCAAACCAACATGGTTTGCCTGCAAACAATCCATTCAGGTATTGAATTCAAGTAATCATATTTTCCTGGCTTCAATTCAGCGTTGTTTTCATGCTTTATGATGaactgtttcatatttttttttttttttgtcccttcTTTCTAGTGCTGAGATACGTTTGAACAAACATTCCCTACAGCTCGATAATCGGAGAATGTGTATCATGTTTAGGGTAAACATGATATTTTCTGCTAATGGACACCAATCAATTGCAGATGAACTAGAAAACCAGAGAGCCCCAGAGGAGATTTCCTGGTCTTATGTTAAGAGATTGAGAGATAATTTATCATTAGCCTGCGTATCGCTGTCTTAGCTGCAGAGAGGTGCACAGAGGTTGACATGGAATTGGAAGGAAAGGGAGGAAAACAGTGAGAGGTGACAGGCTGAGAGGGAGGAAAAGTGTTAAGACGGGTGAGAGTttagaggaggagaggaggcatAGTGTTTGTAGCAACAACAGCTAAATTCAGCATCAGTGCAGCATGTCCCAGAGGAGATGTTATGATTATACTACAGTAGAGGCAGGGCAGGATAACAGACGCCTGAAACTGAATAATGTAACATAAAGCATTGACATTTCCAAACACAAACCTGAATCTCTGCCACACCCTCGTACACAGCTACCAAATGTTGCTGCACAGTATGTTTCTGtgtgactgatgatgatgacgtTCTACTTTTTGCTCTGCCATGTGCTGTCAACACTGCAGATTCATCTTACAGCAGAGTGCGATTAAGCCTTGAGGTCATGTGTACatcatgtatatgtgtgtgcgtgtgcagaCTCACTTCGCCGTTGAGGACCACAGAGTCTTGGCTGtgggatgaggaggaggggtAGGAATAAGTTGGCTGGGCCGTCATAGGTTTGATGGTGATGAGACGGAGAGAGCCTGAGTGGTCTTCGTACGGGTctgggaagaggaggaagacaaaTGGGTTAGCGAGACTCAGACAGAACCAGTCCTTCCAGGAAGCTGTGATGTTGCAAGTGCAGGGATTTGCACAAATTCTACTAATCCCCACATTATTCAAACAGCAATTATGTTCAATCCGCTGATTGTAATTGTCAAATTGGGGGGGGGCTTGCACATTTTTAGCCAGTCAGGCAGTTTCTGACTGCAAATTGATTTAACTTGACCTTCCTTTTTGGCCATAGTGTCTTTCCAGTTTGAGtacatttaatgttaatgtcaCGTCTTGTTCATTCTGCAGTAGGGATAGACAGGGAAAaatgagagttagatgagaagattgatgccacGCTTATGTCTGTATGATACATATATTAGAAGCTAGAGTCAGAAGCTGATTACCTTAGCTTTGCATATAAAATGGAAacattttatcttgtttgtttaacccAAGTGTAAGAAAAACAGGCTGTGGTTTATGcgcagagccaggctagctgtccTGATCCtcacatctaactctcagcaagaaaccAAATGAGCTTTTTTCCAAAAGAGGTCAAACCTTTCCCTTAATGAGGCATGGTAAAGAGTGAGAGTGTGACTGCTTCTCCTGCTGCAGTTTTTCTTGTCTCCTTTTCTATGACAAGAAAAAAGTAGTATTGAATAAATTTCGCGTAACTCAGACATTGAATCGGGACCAgcagtaaaaaatgaaaaagctaCAAGGCCCTAGTAAATGATAAATGTGTAGAAAACATAACAACCCAAATACATACTACCTAATGGGAATGCAGAGAAAATATGTATGTACAGTAGCTgtgtatttgagagaaatgtaTCTGTACGGTCCTCACACACAATTCTAAAAGTCGGCTTTTCATCCTGCTGTTTTGTCTCATGGTTCCCAAGCTTACAGTGACCTTGCTATGCTTTCACACACTCCATAATAATGACATTTGTCTAATATGTCTCTATGGTAAGATTCAATTGTTGTCATGGCAACTCTACAAATTTAGATTAGAGCAATTCACCACTGTTCACAGTTTAGGTCCCATGGCACAGGATTTCAAAAAACACTGCTCTGTGCTGTTTTCTTTTACTCGCCTCTCAGAGAAAACATCAGCTGTATGATGTGTCGTCCGCCTCTTCCAGTATATGAGGCTcctgcatgtatgtgtgcatacATGAGAGCGGCAGATGGAAAGTGTTGTGTTGTACTGGGCCCACTGTGACTCACTGCCTGACTGACATCATATGGCAGACTGCTTCGTTGTATGGCTACAACAGTCTGCCATTAACTCAGCTCCAAACCCACACTGTCACCATTCGTCCTGGCAGCAGTTCAGTCTGCTCTATTTGTTGCAGTTCTTGCACAAGATTGGAAACCGCGACACTACACGTAAATAAGGTGCACGCATAATAACATCAGATGCCGAACATTGGCCAGTTGTTTTCATCAAACATCTAAAGTATTTTCTTGAGATGACTGGACTTGGAATGGAGGACACATGATCATGTAGTTTTATTTGGTTGCTAcaaaatataatacataataattcTGCAACAACTTAGTGAGGgcaatttttttgtgtgtgttgtctgtacACTGGGACTCAATTGACAGTCTCCTTGCTAATAAGTACTGTGCTCTGATTTTTTATTGCTTCGGAATTATGAATTTTGTTGTTGATGGTGGAAGGAAACAGGAGTGCCCAGGGGAAACCCACGcaaacacggggagaacatgcaaactccacacagaaaggcctgggctgAATGAGGTCTAAACCCAgggccttcttgctgtgaggccaccgtgctgcccgTTGACAGAGAAGAGAAACGGGAAACAGGATTTGGGGGGAGGgatgtgagaactgagaaatgGGAGAGAAAGGGCTTAGATAGGCTTATATACGTATGTACAGGTGATTGGATTAGAGAGGCACAGGTTGATGAAATGAGTGAAGCCCGGGTGGTTGGattagtgagagagagaggtatgGTCTTGTTCCTGATCCTCAGTTATAATAACTACATGTACAGAGAGTGTTTTAGCCACACTAGGGGAGTGGCTATAGGGATGGCAAAATCaggctgtatttaaaaaaaaaaaaaaggtttgttaGGTAACTATGTACATGGcataaaaatatttgcatttgtaCCTTGCAGATTAGAGAAGGGCTGGTGTCATTAGCCATTTCAATGTGCAGGAAAAAGGCAAACGAATGATGAGGATCAATTTGAGGGTCAATTTGATCTCTACCAGGACCTGTGTCGTATGTCATCCTCCTTCTTCCCGTTACACACTTTGATTCAACTGTTAACACTATCTCTACATTGAATTGACTTGTTTCCGGCTTGTGTACTTCATCTTAAAGAAGGTGAGTAATAGAGACTAATCTGTCTGATGAAGAGACTCACCCCACATTAAATCAGTGACATTCTTAAATACACCAACAGTGTCCAAACTCATCTTATATGCTAATTTTCCTGCACCATCTGTGACTGACTAACGAGATGTAACTGTTGTCTGTTCTCATTGTTTGCCATCATCAATGCTCATGATCATCACTACATTGATCATCAAAcagttaaatgtgttttctcctAACAGCCACTGTTATCACCACCAAAGGGCTGTTAATACaaagaaatgaaacataaaGCTGAAACATCATTAAGTTGATCTGATAGCACAGTGGAAGCGCAGATAACATCCTTTActgccctcacacacacatctgattTAATTTTAACCTATTCCCATACTGGGGTTAAAGAACATGATGTCTGTTACCATTGGTAACATTGGTGAACTTTTTGCTCCACTGCTCTCCTTAAATAACAGATGATGatgtattttaaaatccaaataaaatgtcattgtgGACACTTATTTTTGTCTGTTGGCTGGTCACCAAGAAAAAATATTGCATTAACAACTTTccataaaacaacaacttacGACATGTTAATTActaagctttagaggtgctggaagTTACATTTACTCCGtatattatttctgtgtttttcttctttttatctaTAGTATATTTCATTGTCCTTTGTCTACTTTAGGTTCTAGAAATGAATTCAGCGTAACTGTGAATAcaagttaataaataaaatgtgcagtCTTTGAGTTGTCTCTCTAACAGGAAATCTGTCACGCGCCCATACCCCGTGCATCAGATCGATTCTTCTCATAACACAGTCTCCTTTCTCATGCCTGGTTTGAGTGCTTGCTGCATATACTAGGTCAAGGTTAAAGTGCTAAGATAATAATCTCTGCACACACCCAACACATTTTCCCAACAGACAAGCATTCAGTAAAATTCTCCTCCTTAAAGCAATAAGCTGTGTGTACTTTTGATTAGTTGTTACAAAATGAACCTTTAGCAATTGTTTCCCCTACGCCTTCTT
Coding sequences within:
- the LOC123966833 gene encoding UPF0606 protein KIAA1549L-like, giving the protein MSRRERDCCRGETLAMESKPYVGSGFTGKPAPSCGLPVQGFDYAKKHMGRTGDEAISVTKETLVLGLPVRDAPLSLSLDKKVHQDGTASKRPPSADIHKGGRLPSEEDGSMSSNGSGKLNTSKSSSARRTATGSSSSKNGKEELHKRSTNDPYEDHSGSLRLITIKPMTAQPTYSYPSSSSHSQDSVVLNGEANHVGLKQKSDIEHYRNKLRQKARRKGYGEFSLSETGSHGYSHRDTRHSRHDSAVKEPMTAEEKRASFAGCHKRYSHPREPTYWSRQSLSSPSPVETEMDLLVLRERSRRGIRNNGYDGEPEPFEETNVDRLMSSVGYGGGSNGTGNGSLGVKAHRGSDSSTLSSQPSIDEVRTQMHMLLGNAFSLAPPDHDPPSPPTNSHHHHHHHAHRAYNPSHTSHYSDGVTSAPGTMNHPCGGRQRSTGYEDMHQCSLPKPGFRFTQLPDMGIGSPPPLIPSRPGPPPGTSLRRSTPDVSLKPRVSEASELQAQQHNGAPYLPLSRTPFPAVTVDQSITTYSGNPITAVYAISANRPGYSDYFVMSPPSSYRSPSWMSYPPEPEDLPRQWNDTPNSRHLETIC